The nucleotide sequence GGCATTTTTAGAGGAATTGTTACCAATTTTATCTTTAATGTATATTATAACATTGATATATAAACTAAGTTCGATGGAAACTCGCAGAAAATGCGCAGTTATCTAAAGTGTTATCattacacatacatacatatttattagcAGCTCTGATTAGTGCTGATGCTTAAAGGCATATAGCATAGGCAAAACCAGCAtttcttaaatattataaaatttaatgaacTTCCATCTTGATTATTAGAGGACCTCAGATAGGATGTGCCCAAAGCATGAATAtggtaaaatattaatataataataaaatagaataTTTAACCAATTAAAAGTTGTATTCTCATCACTTGCCAAGCTTATGCagttatattaaataaacataatattcTCTGCGAGAGCATCGAAGACCAAAAAGCTCAGATAGAGCTGAGAACGGAGAGCAGTGGCGATAGGGGGTCGTTAGCACTTGCTGATCGAATAAGTTTAGCTTTCCCAAAGATCAGTTCGTCAATTGCCGCTGACTGAACTACACGAAGTCCAAAGAGCCAATAGTTTCACCACAGCGACATGGACTTAGCCGGCAAAAATGTCGTTTACCTTGGCGGATTCGGTGGAATAGGCCAAAAATGTGTGCAAGAACTGCTCCAGCGACCAATAAAGGTGTGTTGTTGACCAACacccaaaactaaaaactaactGCAAATGATTACTTCATTAGGCTCTAGCCATTTTCGATCTAAATGCTAATGAGCAGCTCTTGGCTAAGTGGAAAAGCCAGCATCCCGATACGGACGTCTTCTACCACAAGCTGGACATAACCCAGAAATCGGATATAGACGCGGCCTACAAGGCGACCGCCGAGAGATTCGGACACTTCGATGTGGTGGTCAATGGCAGTGGACTGATGAACGATCGCCTGGTCGAACTCACTATTCAAATTAATCTGGTGAGTGCAAAAAAGTTAGGAAGTTCTcctaacaattttaaaaaccttATTTACTTGCATTTTCAAAAGCTGGGAGTTATCAACAGCACTTTGACCGCCTTGGAGTACATGGACAAGGCCAAAGGCGGAAAGGGTGGGCTCATAGTGAATATATCATCGGTGGCTGGACTGCAGCCCACAGCTATAATGGCCATTTACTCGGCGGCCAAGACGGGAGTTACCACATTCACCAGAGCCATGGCTGTAAGTAGAATGGAAATGAGTTAAATGGTTTGATCATATCATATGTCAATCATATGTCATCCCCCTTAGAACCCCTACTTTTACGCCCACTCTGGTGTAGGCTTCCTTACCATCTGTCCCGGATTCACGGACACTGGGCTACTGGAGGATATTGGCAACAAGACGACATTCACCTACGACACTCCCATGCTGGCCATGTTCAACCGGGTGAAGCGTCAGAAGGCCGAGGATTGTGCGAGGAACCTGGTCTCAGCAATAGAGACGTCCAAAAATGGAACTGTCCTCATGCTGGAGATGGGTGAGACGACGGAGGTGGACATGCCAGTCATGTGGAAGCCACAGTTGGATAATTAATACCGCATTATTGTTTCTATTATGTGCGCATCATATTGTAATCTCTTTCAATTCCTTGGtgatttaaaataaaagtgttGTAAGTTAATGGAGCTTCTTTGACATTTTATGGGGCCACACGGACAGAAAATAATGTTACGTTGcttatttttcattattgtTATAGTAACAGAAAAACACTAAACACAAAACtctcatttaaaaatatgagACCTTCCATAAAAAATGGGCATGCTTTTCTAGTATATAGGCGGCTATCAAACATctccatttatatatatagccTTTATCAAATCTCTAGGCCCCACATCAGATAAACCCAAAAAAGTAGAGCGATACTAACTGGATTGCTTGTAAGTTGTAGATCTTATGAAGAGTACTTTGCCAGTTGCTGCCAACTGAACAACTGCACGGAATATTTTAGAGAATTTATAAAGTGCCAAATGGATTTGGAAGGAAAAAATGTGGTTTATCTCGGCGGATTCGGCGGCATAGGCAAAAAATGTGTGCAAGAACTGCTTAAGAAGCAAATAAAAGTAGATTTATAAGCAAACTGACCTGAGAATATATACTAATTAATGACTCGATTAGGGTCTGGCCATTTTTGACTTGATTGTGGATGACGACCTCTTGGCTGAGTGGAAAAAACAGCATCCCGATACGGAAATCTTCTACCAGAAAATGGACATCACTCAGAAATCGGATATAGATGCTGCCTATAAGGCGACTGCAGAGAAACTTGGACACTTCGATGTGGTGGTCAATGGAAGTGGCCTTTTGGATGATCGCCGAATTGAACTGACCATACAAATAAATCTGGTAATACTTGAAATTGTACTTTCAAAGGGATTTATTTatcaatattttctaaagGTGGGAGTTATTAACAGCACTTTGACGGCACTCGAATACATGGACAAGTCAAAAGGTGGTAGAGGTGGACTCATAGTGAACATTTCCTCGGTGGCTGGTCTGCAGCCCACGCCTTTGATGGCCATATACTCCACTTCCAAAACAGGTGTCACCACATTTACCAGGGCCATGGCTGTAAGTTAAATGGAAGAACAGAAAGCGATCATATTTTGATTAATACTTACCTCAGAGTCCCATCCATTATGCCCATTCCGGTGTGGGCTTCATTACCATCTGTCCAGGCTACACGAATACCGGCATTCTTAAGGACATTGATAAGAAAACGACATTCCCATTTTATGAGACTCGCATGCGGACCGTCTTCAGCAAGGTGAAAGGTCAGACGGCGGAGGTTTGCGCTCGGAATATAGTCAACGCCATCGAAACGGCCAAAAATGGAGCAGTTCTTATGCTGGAACTGGGTGAGATCCACGAATTGGATATACCGAACCTGTGGAATCCCCAGTTAGATGATTGCGTATTCGTCTGCTTGAGCTGAACGTATCTATACTAATTAACGCCACAATAACCGCAAGAAGGGATCAAGTTTGCTGGCAATCAGAACCAAATAAAGTCATATCAAATTCTGTTTTATAATTCGAATAAATTtcgtttatttaaattgcaggcatacacacacaaaattgagtttgtttttattttgctttcgagttttttggtttttcggtttttcatATCTAACATTTACAATGAATTTTGAagataaatatacatattcagCACATCCAAGAACATACATTTTATCGATGATTAACATTCAACAAAACTAGAAGAGATGTCTGATTTCGGTGGTCCGAAACTATGGATACCCTAGAAAATGAGGAATCtaaagttaaaaaagaaaataaaatcattatgATGATAGCTTTTGTAGATAAGTTATCTGTATAGTACAGTTTCATAGTTCGAAGTTCCCAGTTTTCAAGCTGCCAGCAGCAATTAAATTGGTTAGAACAAAAGGTTCTAggtaatttaaaatacaccTCATAAAGTTTCAAAATATAATCTGAAAACTGTTCTTCTTTTCTGGGGTATCATGACCATGGACAGACCCGAAGGTATTTCGGAGATCTCTTGAAGTAGAAGCAAGTTCCTCTCGTTGGTGAATGGTTTTTTGCATGTAAAATACAATCTCTGCTTACATAGTTCTATGATACAATAATATACGCCCCTCAGATGCATCCTTTCAATGGCGTTAAGTGTGTGTATTTAGATACATTATTATACTCGTTATAGTTAGTTTCAATTAGCATTTAATATAAAGACATTTGTTCGTTCCCATTGAACTGGGATTAGTTTCGCATGTTAACTGTAAATTTCACATCATCACAATTCAAGGGTCTTCAACTTATAAATTACACCAAAAACAGCAGCGGTTCGTTTGCAGAGACGTGGTGAGATTTAACCTTCCAGGACTCTTGTGCTCATCTATTGAGCTTCGACTTTTGGATAGCGGTCGTTTAAACTAAAAGTATCCTATTGTCCTCACCACAACACATTGGATGCGCTGAAAGGGAGTCGCCCTGGCTAACTATCTACCTAAGATTACTCGCTTGCAGTGCTGGGTTCTGTCGAGGAGCTGATCTCACTGTGTGGGTGGCTCGACAAGCAATCTCCTGGCAGGTTATAATAGACTTATTGGATCTGAGCTACTGCAAAGTCGTCGGCAAAGTATCTGTGCGACCTTGGTCGGTTGGTTTTGCGTCACTAACCCTAGGTTGAGGAACAGAAGCGCCTACTATCGGTACCGTATTTAACCATAAATTTACGTTTATCTTATTAAGTTATGCGGATTGTCTGTAACTAGTTGCGTTAACTATAGGATCTCGTATTGTATTCCATTAAATTTCCTATCTGGTGGTTGCTGTTGGTGTTCTTAGTTCGTTATACTCTGCTGGTGGTTATTTGTTTAAGTTTCTCGTTTGCTTTCTTCGCTCTGATATGTTTCGCACATCATCTTTCATCATTTATCTATCTTTCGTCGTTAACTTAAAATAATGACAGAAATAATGACAACTAaagttttgtgaaaatttattggtaaataaaataaataatttgttttttttttgcatacttttttcCACTTTGATTAACAGAACTCGAAATTTGCTTAGCGTAGAAACATTGAGTGATAATaccaaaaatacatttaattaacatatgtatgtgtaaatatatatatatatatgcatttaaataagTGTGTGTAAATAGAAAATgtctgtgtgtatgtgtgaatTGCTCGGCACGatctgtttaaaaaaaaaaagagcctTGAAATATTGGAGTTTGGGGGAACTTGGCGGTTGCTGGACTGATTGTAAATTATAAAGTTACAAAACTCAACTCAACAAATACGTTACTATGAACTGAACCCATTGGGTTTAAGCTACAAAAAAATCATCATCACCACAGCCAAAGTCTGAGCGGATATCGCCAAATCTGGATCTGAATCCGTATCTGGATCTCAATTGGAACTTAAGTACGCAGTTGAACGACCATCCGCCCAGACTtcttcttttatattttttgcgtTTGGCAGGGAGCAAATGAATTTGGGAAATCCAATTAGCTCCCTCGATTCGCTTCTATACACTGAATGCTTTAGTTTCTGAGTAGTAggaaattacatttacatatatgtatgtatgttttgtttttttaaaattGCTTCGATCAATTTTAACTAGCTCACAACTGAACACGCACTCCCCGAGATGaggaatatatttttacatgGATTCTACTACACACACGGCATCGAAACTCgttaacaataaatatatttgtaaagtTATATATGTTATGTTCCTCTATGACCAAGCGTTGTTATATATATAGGGTTCCTGATTTCATCGCTTAACAAATACAAGTTACAAAATCTTTCTCACTTTTGCTTCGAATCAAACTGATGTACAAAGTCTTGAAAGCAAAACGCAGGCTCAACTGacattaatatataatattaataatagaGCGCACAATTGATTAGTTTCTagatataaatacaaatttatatttgcGTAGAGTAGGTATGTGTAAATGTTCTCAAAGCCCTGACTGACATTTTAATTTCCTGTTTGTCAATTCTCCTGTACTTCACTCTTCTCACAGTTTacaaaaaggggaaaatgggacgtgattttaatttattttcaataaatttaataatatatagtaCAATAGTTAACAACATCGCACAATAGCGTtattaaaatttctttaagaaatataaacattcatttcacacacatacaaatgATCGTTCGTGTCCTTGTGGCTCAGTATGTATGCGTGttggtgtatgtgtgtgatTGTGTTTTTGAGAGCGATAGGATTTTTAGGTCCTTGTCAGCCCTACtgattttgtatatataaaaatagcGTTTTGAAAtagttaataattaaaaaaaatatataaatttatatctATGTTTACAGCGTTACacaatcaatcaaaatttGATCACAAACAATCAGGAGGGGGGATGACAAACACACTATTTTGGATAAGAATATAAGTTCTGCCTAGATCTTGAAGTCTTGTGATCATGATTCAGTTAATTAGTGCACAGTATCTCTATTTCATCTCAgaaaattgctttaaaatcTTCGCTGCTATACAAAACTGGATGTTGCCCGATCTCAACAAGCATTTGCATATCTCATCCGCATCCTCATCACTCTTGATCATTCGCCTCTTTTGTGGTTTCCTACGGATCTACGAGTCTGAGCTGAATTCTAGGCTACACACATAGTTTACAATCTAGGTTgagtttatttttgtttgctcttaCTTTTCGCTATGTGTGCTAGACACAAACCCCGAATCTGAAACATAACACGAACATGAGTAACACATTTCCACAAAATTTGAACAATGAACTAATTAGACAATTATTTAATAGATTCTAATAGACGGTACCCAACCcaattgatttttttgttttggctccGATCCAATAACGGATCGCTCGGATCAGATTTAACTACAATTACTTTTGAAATTCTAGCAAAGTTTGAACTGTGCGGTACAAACCTCTAACGATGTGTAAAATGATTGCATTATACATATTCTCTCCCGCCCATTCGATCTATATATAAACACCTATATAGAAATATCCTCTGGCTGAGTGGGCCCGTCTGCAGCTCCTAGTCCACCTTGATCCCACTGTCATCGGGATCGACGATGTCCACCAGATTCTTCTCCAGCTGCAGCATCATTCCACTATCGATGCCGCCCTCGAAACTGTCTTCCGACATCAGTTGCGGTTTCCTGCCCCACAtcggctgttgctgctgttttcgggaagatatttaaatataagattAAACTGGTTGCAAAGTTATATCAGCTAGAAAATGAATGTTATTCACTATCGAGGTTTATATACCAAACCCATGAGCAAAAACTGTTTAGATTGCATAAATAGATAATATATAGATAAATGATAAATAGCCACACACCCCTTATAAAACCAGCACACGTACCTTATTGGCATTGAAGCTATCGTTTCTGTCACTCTTGAAGCCGCCATATCCCAGATCAAAGTTGTTCCAGTTGCCGGTCGTACTGCTCTTGGG is from Drosophila melanogaster chromosome 3L and encodes:
- the CG18814 gene encoding uncharacterized protein; the encoded protein is MDLEGKNVVYLGGFGGIGKKCVQELLKKQIKGLAIFDLIVDDDLLAEWKKQHPDTEIFYQKMDITQKSDIDAAYKATAEKLGHFDVVVNGSGLLDDRRIELTIQINLVGVINSTLTALEYMDKSKGGRGGLIVNISSVAGLQPTPLMAIYSTSKTGVTTFTRAMASPIHYAHSGVGFITICPGYTNTGILKDIDKKTTFPFYETRMRTVFSKVKGQTAEVCARNIVNAIETAKNGAVLMLELGEIHELDIPNLWNPQLDDCVFVCLS
- the CG4842 gene encoding uncharacterized protein, which produces MDLAGKNVVYLGGFGGIGQKCVQELLQRPIKALAIFDLNANEQLLAKWKSQHPDTDVFYHKLDITQKSDIDAAYKATAERFGHFDVVVNGSGLMNDRLVELTIQINLLGVINSTLTALEYMDKAKGGKGGLIVNISSVAGLQPTAIMAIYSAAKTGVTTFTRAMANPYFYAHSGVGFLTICPGFTDTGLLEDIGNKTTFTYDTPMLAMFNRVKRQKAEDCARNLVSAIETSKNGTVLMLEMGETTEVDMPVMWKPQLDN